In Miscanthus floridulus cultivar M001 chromosome 8, ASM1932011v1, whole genome shotgun sequence, the sequence gctgtcaatttattttctttgatatagtcgatgaaaacttggctccatgaagtgttgattaccaagatctgaacgcctttagcctgaatttcatgggttgtttcaccgggttgtttgatagagggaactgatagctcttctatgaatacaccgggtggaaccttcgctctgtctgatccaagcttggcaaggacatctgctgcaatgttgaaatcgcgcaggacgtgtaaaatttctaatccttggaaatgtttttcaagtttccgtatttcagcacaataagcacccatattttcttttgtacaatcccaatctttgtttacttggttgatgactactgctgaatcgccatatacgagtaatctctttattctgagggtaattgccactcgtagcccatagatgagggcttcatattctgcttcgttatttgtagcttgccataatatctgaaggacgtacttgagttgttttccttctggagaaatgaggagaacgcctgcaccggctccgcctagtttgagtgacccatcaaagtacatctttcagtggtcaaggattgtatctgataaaggctgttgaatctctgtccactcggccataaaatcggcaagggcttgagatttgattgcttttcgcggggtgaaatcgatgttaagagctctaagttcaactgcccattttgatatatGTCCCGTCGCATCCCTATTGTGTAAGATATCTCCGAGCGAGAAGTCTGTCACTactgtgatctggtggctttcaaaatagtggcgaagcttgcgtgaagtgaccaatagggcgtagagtagtttttgcacatgcgggtaccatatttttgattcagataatacttcactgatgtagtatacgggtcgctgtactttatacacgcgtccttcttcttctctttctacgactattgtcGTGCTGACTACAGCAGTGGTCgtcgcaatgtatagcatcatatcttcgtctttccttgggggtgtgagaattggtgaggatgtgaggtatgccttaagtttcttgaaagcttcattggcttcttctgtccattcaaacttatctgtcttctttagtagtttaaagaaaggtagtcctttttcaccgagccttgaaatgaagcgattgagtgccgccatgcagcccgttagcttttgcacatctttgatgtttctgggtgggcccatttctgttatagctcaaatttgcttggtgctgacTTCAATCCCGCACTGACTAACcaaaaatctgagtagttgtcctgagggaaccccgaatacacatttatttgggttcaacttccatctccatctcttcaagttttcgaatgtttgctttaaatcttcaatcagagtgtctgggttctttgttttcaccactacatcatccacgtatgcctccacattttcaccgttTTGATCCCcgaggcaagtttggatagctctttggtatgtggcgccagcgttctttagtccaaaagacatggtcttgtaacagtaagcgccgaatggagtaatgaaagacgtcttgctttggtcttgttcttttaatgcgatctgatgataccctgaatagcaatcgagaaaggataatagtgcggaccctgctgttgagtcaactatctggtcaatgcgtggtagcctgaatggatcttttgggcaatgtttgttgagatctgtgtagtcgacacacatgcgccactcgttcgtgttcttcttctgcacaaggaccgggtttgctagccagtctggttgcaggatttctctgatgaatccggctgccatcagttttgtgatttcctttttaatcgctgcctttttgtcgggtgagaatcgtcgtagccgttgctttacaggcttggagctttcattaacatcaattctgtgcttagccaactctcttgggacgcctggcatgtcggccggcttccaagcgaagatatctttgttgtcccgaagaaagttggtgagcgcgagttcctattttgctgagaggtgagcactgatggttgctgttttggaggtatcgccagtgcccaagtcgatttgcttgacgtcggcttcttttggtggtgtgatgatgctgggctttttagccggtatttctaattcttcttggctcatttctgcagcaattgtggctatttcttttcttccattgtcggcttgtgctttggctgcaatttggattgcctgaacgtcgcagtcaaaagcacgcttcaaatcacttcgaagagaaaggataccattgggtcctagcatcttaagcagtaagtacggataatgtggtattgccatgaattttgccagtgctgggcatccgaggattgcatgatatgacgaatcgaagtctgcgacctcaaatttgataaactctattcggtagttcgaaggagttccaaaagtaacgggtaaagtaatttgtctgaGCGGCATgactgctttgccgggtactattccataaaaaggtgtgcttgttggcgtgatcatcccggcgagttgtagtcccattttccttattgtttctgaaaaaataatgttgagtccggctcccccgtcgattagtactttggtgacagtcataccagcaatagttgggtCTAGAACTAGAGGATAATAGCctgtgtttcctacgctagtccattggtcttctctggtaaattggataggatattgTGACTAATTAAGATATCTTAGTGTAgctggttctgctgtcatgatagtccgtagtgctagtttttcttgatgtttgctcctGCAATCTAgggcccctgagaagatcactgctactgttcccctaggtttttggaatcctttgtcctcgtggttgtcttcatctttttttctgattgtcctctttggtgttctccttactatcttttcttatgtatcgatcattgaaagtgtagcaatttccgatggtgtgcctcccattagggtgcaatgggcaacgtatgttttctatgtcatcatatcttctgggtttggaaaacttctttgatttgtcggccattgccacggtattgtctggtctacgttttctttcttgatgtctgttaTTCCaatgattttgcctgtccgggttgtcctggttgcttctatccgggaaccgcTCTCGTGTTTTTTCCTCTGTAGTAATCATATTTTCTACtgtttgtctgaattcttcattgtttctcggattttctttgcagaagtcttgaaattgccacctagccatgattccgtgagagaaagcttcaattacttctcgttcggtgatgtcatgcacttgagcccgcagttcgccgaatcatcgatagtaatttctgagactttcgcctcccttttgcttgagtcctttcagttctaCATGAGTAATCGGGTGTGTgatgatacccgcgaaattttcacaaaaagttCTTTACaaatcttcccaatttctgatcgatcctgggttcaatttatcgaaccattggaggggcatagtgTCTAGTGCCATGGGgtagaacagggttttgatatcgtcgtctcctctggctagtgtcgatgttttaccaccgatagcctgccacggggatacccagggcagtatgttcgggcttcagcgtatgcggaactcgatggtgaacgcaagagacagtcgatttatcctggttcaggctctcgattgtagatcgagtaatagccctacgtctagtcggcgttagcctttgcgttggattgattgtgttgtgttgtacaattgttttcttttttttctcccaggagccctaccctcctttatatagtcaggaggccagagtcctagttggtttacaatgagatttcctagtagaattactgaatagtactactactaagattacatgggaagaattctagttggattagatcttctctctcccttgcggggtatactatgggtcccacatcgacaaTGACATCCgatccatgcgggtcctccacacgaccagcacacattcgacgagtacctgcggtggcttcacaggtccacAAGGACACATGTCAAGTCCCCATACACTAAGGAGGCGATTGACAAGGACTCGGagaaagatgtcatcgaagatgtgtacgacattaccactagggagggcacacagctatagagagccccgcttcaaagatacgtggtaagatacttgaatggtacaatttattatccttttggtattaagtatgtgtactaaaactgtccaaccgcgtttctgtacctaggcgacacaattgtcaaggctgtccaacgaagcagcgtttcagcttcacgagtctagagggtaggggccaggcattctcgtggcttttgtggagataaacataaacttgtccattccaaaaatgtttctttagtgtatatgcgtttgggaaatgcactaactttaacgtctatttatgcaaaaggtgaagaagagctacaggaagctagctcagaagctgagttgcatggacactccttatgaggaaccgccactcccggtgCGGTTGGGTGGCACAttttcagcctctttgaggacaccaactagctcttctcagccgatgacaggTGTCACTTccacggtgcgtacaccaccacatcatagcactgggaaggaccctgcaaccgaggacgacgaggatgacaatgacgacgacgaccccccgggctttcgtagacagcacgaccagtgggacgattggccgcaggatGAGATTggtatgtctcagctaggtggtgccccgcttggtacccaaggagcctcacagataCTAACAaaagtagtttctttaaatatgtatgctccatgaactaatgatcataaagaattataagtaatcgtgcgtatcatatacttgcagggtacgagccgtacacaCCGttgacgcgaccataccgacgttggctacactcccaatgtgttgccaacaaatccgaagagacagagacgtccgagggatccttacactcctaggtcttagtttgttaggtcaaacgaatattggcgtctgaaacttgcggggttatttggttatgttatgtcaaacttatgtcaaaccaatgaaaatattatgtggTGGCTTGTCAACTTGCACACGGactttatttatttgcttcatattcgtttctatgCGTCGCGGTAGCACTGCcgacgagattaagtagcaactagttcgggaaccggcagtcccaccATATCTCGATGTCGGTGGCCGAcgtcttgcgcgaggggtcgaggaagccggggtccatggtcatgtcgccgccgatcctacaatatggggccaaaaagcccaagaaataagttcccttaaaaatattcgtttcaatccgatccaatttttcgtaattgattagttaacatggtggttaaccgtattatgaaagacggaaaaaatcattgtcttatcaaattctctattcagcCATGAAACTAATttaacaaaagacagaaacaaatccactattgattttagtcaagcaatacttagactaactcccactatcggcgcgacgcgttccgATTAAACTGTCCAGGTACCGCCGGGCGGGCGGAGGGCACGGCggccaggcgggcttgctgctcgggcaggcgggactggccgcgggtttttattcggctctgccgcgccacagatcaAGGCGcatcactgccgcgccaaggtcgaTGGCGCATCAGGCCCtaccccgtcagcggtcagcgattccggtcgccgccacgtcagctctctgccgcaccaccatgcatggcgcgacagaggcatttggccgcgccagagcaataggcgcggccaaagtgttagttttaaaaaaaccgaccatgttagatttaaaattaatttccaaaaaatattaaaatttaaaaaaaaatcacggGTGAAGAGGCCTGGGGTGTTTGCAGTTGCAGAAGGCCCTGGTTAATGGGCCGGATGGCCTTGAGGTTCCTCTACTCCCCATGTTGGCCCTTTAGCAGCCCACATCTGCAGGGCCGTAGACAGCTAGAATATTAGGCCTGGTTTAGAGCACGAGAATTTTCCTTGAATCCTGCAATTTTAATTATGTGAAATTAAAGCGATTTTTGTGAAATTTCTGTACATTCTTGTTCAGTACTGATTAATGGCAGCCGTTCCGGCTGCAGCTGCAAGCTCGTTGAACTATCATCTACAGTACCGTATATTGTTTCTTGGCCACCGCAGTCGTAGCGGCAGCCGCAACAACTTTTACCGAACAGCCGTATTCCGAACTAGACCCTTAAAGGTATTATTTTGTGTATTAAAATAGGCTATCCAAATGGATGATTGGAAATCCTGACGCTAGCCCCCGTCTGGACGCCCGCATCTACCTGTCTGATGCACATGCTGCTGCCTGCCCCACCTGCTGCACACGTCCGTATGCGCCTGCTGCTACCGCTGCCTGCCCTCGCCCGCAAACGCTGCTGCTGCGCATGCTACTGCTGCCTACACCCGCCTGTTGCACGCACCCGCATgcgtctgctgctgctgcgcaTGCTCCTGCTACACGCAGGCGCATgcgcctgctgttgctgctgtgCACCTACGCATGCCACGCTGCTGTGCATGCACGCTGTGCTGCTGTGCATGCACGTAGGGACCACCTCTGCCAGTGCTTGCTTTCCGTGTCTActaatgaaaacacttgcaacatgaagcacTTGCTGCAATATATGTCTAAAATATTtaaaaacatatgcttgcaatatatgtgtatagccactgcaacatacacaacatccagataaaacacatgcaaaaTACTTCTGAAAACagttgaaatatttgaaacatacacttgtaacatatgtgtatagctattgcaacatatgcaacttcCAGATAAACATTTACAACTTACAAcatggaaacacttgctgcagcATAAgactgaaatatttggaacatactcttgcaacatatgtgtgaaatatatgcaacatccaggtcAAAACGCTTGCAAACACATGTccgaaacagataaaacattttgaacaaacgcttggaacattcatccgaaacacttgcaacatacgcatcatgtgcaacatcccgatctacttttacaacattcaTATGAAGCACTTACaatatacctctaaaacatctgaaacatacacttgcagcaTGCGCTTTCAGCGTAGCATAACATCTCTATGCTGCTTGGGAGAATAGAGACTCATTGGCATGTGGAGTTCACCGAAGGCAGTGGCCCAACGACGGCAGCTGCGCGATGCGGCATGGAGGATGCGGCAAGGAGGCAATGCCCGCACGACTCGGAGAGGAAGCCAGATCCGTCGGGGAGCCCCTCGTGTCGGCCCTGCCGTGCTGGTCCGCTGGTGAcgggggccgccgccgccgccgttgtgcCTCCATGTCGAGGGCCGCTCGGGCCTCCTCATCGAGGCCCGCTCACGCGAGGCCGCTGCGCTGCCATGCCAAGACGCTCGCCCACACcgcagagagggagggagggagtagCGTTGGAGGCATGAGAGAGGAGCGGTGGCTGATAAGGCACACATGCAGGCATAGGCATGTCAGGACCGGGGTAAAGGTGTGGGCAGGTCGGGTCCAGGGACAGGCGCGGGCGGACGTCCTCATCTTATCATTATCGTTGATTCAATTGTTAATTTATTAATTAATGAATACAAATTTTCCGGATTCCAACCGGAATGAACGAGTACAATCAAACAACACAGAGCCACAGTCCTTAGTCCAAATTCCACTTGAAGAATAATAAACAAAGTTAACTTAGGAAAACAAGAGACAAGGCTTAGGCCTCTATTCTATTCTAAATTTTCCATCTAAACTTGTTGAAGAATTCCATTGCCAAAGTTGCTGCCCTCTTCTAGTGAtattctctctttctctttagACAGCTGCGGCAAGTGTCTGATTCAATTGTTAATATTTGGCTTAAAGTTAAACATGTACATTAATGCTTAATTACCTTATAAGATCATCCTTTTAATAATGTATTATGTTAACATTTCTTGACTATTTACATAGTATATATGGCCATTAATTGGATGAGATGCCATAGAGAGAGTCGTCGTCGCTACGATAGGAACACGGCTCCTGGTCTGCAGTAAGCTTGGTAATCATGTCCTTCAAAACAGACGGGCAGCTTGTGCTCAGATGCTCGAGGCCGTCGGTCTTGACGAACTCTCTGAGATTTGCTGGATCCTCGAGGAATCTCAGGCAGGCCTCCTTAAGCCCAAGGCAATGGTGCTCCACGGCGAACGCCAGGATGACCGCCACTGTTGTCACATCCACAAGCTTGGATAGCCTGTCTTCACAAACCAGCCTCAGCCTTTCCATTTGATACCTATTCGCCGCCGCGACCAGGTCCGGGAGCATCGCCGCCGCCGTCTCTGGCGGCAACGAGTCGGTGTACATGTAGTGGAGAAACGCCTCGAAGTCCTGCGCCTCCATGTCATCGATCTGTACTACAGTGACTGCTGCGCCGTTGTTGTTGTTGGTCGTCGTCTTCAGGCTGCTGGAGAGGGAGAGCTCGGCGTGGAACACCGGTGATCGGGCCATGAGCACACACCTGTGCGCCGCGAACGTCCTGGTGTCCACCTGGAACGTCACGTCCGCACACTCCCCGGTCGCGAGGAGGCGGCCTAGGTGACGGTGGAGGTCTGACGGTGGCACCACCACTGCATGATCCACTACAGCAGGTGGCGGCTGTGGGATTATTGCTCCGGTGGTGGCGTCGACGTCCAGGTCCATCGTCTGAATCTCCTTGCCGGTGACGACCGTCAAATCACACCTGATCGTGAAGCGGTCGTCCTTGAGGAGATGCTCAGATCTCTCCAGTTCGTATCTCCTGATGAAACTCTGGAATCCCCAGTCCTCGTCACGGAAGGTGTGCTCGGCGACGAAGGTGTAGTACGGCACTGGCTTCTCCGTCCCATGGTCGAGCAAGCTAAACGTGAACCGTGCTCTCACGCCTAGGGGATCATCGACGACATTGTTGTCGAGCTTGAGGAAGATGGATATGTAGTCGGAGCAAGTCGAGTTGGAGCCGTTGGGGTAGTAGCGGATGTGCCAGCTGTGGCCGCCGACGCGGAACGATCGGGACCTGATGTCGCGGCCGGTCGGGACAGCATCCTTGGTGCCGGAGTAGCCGTCGATCTTCAGCAGGTGCTGCCCGCTCTCGGTGCTGCCGACGATGGCTGACGCGGACCGCAACGGCTCGCCCCTGCTGCCACCGATGCTGGACGCCGTGATCGGCATGGGAGGCTCCAACGGTCTGTGGAGATCACGGCTTTGCTACTTCAGCTTCTCTCTTCTTGCACGAGCTGCATTATTTCGAGTGCAGAATTTTAGATACATACACGACGAATCTTATAACACGTCTAATATTATTCTTACTGTTACTAATTGGGTCGTCAAAACAAtcaaaggccctgttcgcttctcttgtaatccgtctttttcagcttgttttttttttcagccagaacagtgttttcccctcacaacaaatcagccgaaacaatgtttcggcttgttttttcaacgaagcgaacggggccaaagggTTTGCTGGTTTGGTCGTAAAATCTAGGCATGGATGGTTTGATGGCTTGAGCCTCAAAACCATTGGTAGAGAGTTTGTTGGTTTGGTCCTTAAAAGTTAAAACTAGGTGTGGATGGTTTAATGCTTTGAGCCTCAAAATCATCGGCAGCGTATTTGACTTGTTTGGGCCAGAAAACCAGGGA encodes:
- the LOC136469325 gene encoding BTB/POZ and MATH domain-containing protein 1-like, whose protein sequence is MPITASSIGGSRGEPLRSASAIVGSTESGQHLLKIDGYSGTKDAVPTGRDIRSRSFRVGGHSWHIRYYPNGSNSTCSDYISIFLKLDNNVVDDPLGVRARFTFSLLDHGTEKPVPYYTFVAEHTFRDEDWGFQSFIRRYELERSEHLLKDDRFTIRCDLTVVTGKEIQTMDLDVDATTGAIIPQPPPAVVDHAVVVPPSDLHRHLGRLLATGECADVTFQVDTRTFAAHRCVLMARSPVFHAELSLSSSLKTTTNNNNGAAVTVVQIDDMEAQDFEAFLHYMYTDSLPPETAAAMLPDLVAAANRYQMERLRLVCEDRLSKLVDVTTVAVILAFAVEHHCLGLKEACLRFLEDPANLREFVKTDGLEHLSTSCPSVLKDMITKLTADQEPCSYRSDDDSLYGISSN